In Dysidea avara chromosome 3, odDysAvar1.4, whole genome shotgun sequence, a single window of DNA contains:
- the LOC136249992 gene encoding NPC intracellular cholesterol transporter 1-like isoform X1, which translates to MKMWRYWEIVLLLYFAGQVSSLNDTIHAENTCIWYDQCKQVNGNWLNCYNNTPSVLLDDNSIEYNTLKDVCPWYISSKPNSTRVCCNLGQMNALKSSSLKLAQQLLGRCPSCYRNFMDIFCATTCNPSNSLFMNVRNESLDFNTSIGRPPAIKTVDVYFTNDYTDKFFNSCKDVQFAQESSKVISLMCGSNDPCTGPKWLEFMGTPMPGSPAPFQLNFTFTDYSSGGIIPKNMTARDSKLIGCDERYQGLTCSCSDCPAVCPATPTIPPDKGSTKVTFIPLGIFVGVIGFVIYNIIFMICVMTYLVLQLCRDTDKKGYELIGIADTSFCLTDIGRRCEHFISKLFSVWGYIAATFWFLVVPVALLLLAACCVGLMFFEVTTDPVELWSSPSSRARKEKEYFDQHFGPFYRTAQIIITAPHSSDFSFPDSQNYKMIYHFSGVFQQDVLNEIWHMQDDIIHLEVPFNKTNGTVNYVSLKDICFQPLSPDNLNCTVYSVLNYFQNDYDKLNKHVTPVFTDSANSSTHIHYCARDPSSLNATGLNIPCMAEYGGPVDPSVALGGYDMVNGSAQYDMARAIIITFVINNHNEKEKNKPAEKWEEAFINYMKSYKEKVHNSALKFSFSSESSIPSELERESLADVRTIIISYILMFLYIALFLGSFARRVIRTLYNLFSSDHQRFDFGMLTNSRIGLGLLGVILVALSVVAAIGLLSYLRIKATLIIIEVVPFLVLAVGTDNLFILTHAFERKQRSKPGAPVNLLIGDALGEVAPSILLTSLTETAAFLLGGISTMPAVRTFSFFAGTAVFINFLLQISVFTAVLGLDSKRIASNRPDLICCVRLPKNEDDDEENHESSLFLFMSNCYAPFILHKYIRMLVMYIFSALFFGMLVGVFHEDIGLSQSIALPKDSYLQDYFDDLSTYLHTGPPVYFVIKEGYNYSIEANQNKICSTAGCNQDSMGVQISSASLISEYSKISEHASIWLDSYFAWSDPRSGCCKVYKNRTASDETRCAAGTNKSICDDCLVKDVNNNRPNSSEFMRYLPWFLTSNPDTTTCNQGGHAAFSSAVNVSKNNSHVIASYLMTYHTILRDSSDFINALERAREYSDDFSHTLGHEVFAYSVFYVFYEQYLTIKIDVAINLCISLAAVFVMSFLLMGFNIISALIVTATVALIIVDMLGMMAWVGISLNAISLVNLVMAVGISVEFCSHIVRWFAHSPYHSRLERAKDAITHMGTSVLSGITFTKFLGVSVLVFAKSQIFVEFYFAMYMLMIAFGALHGLVFLPVLLSYIGPGVPLTDIDSLHSSSNHSLNEDAVNYEPVRPRSRSSSRSSAGTYPRLVGSVELGRPTENTKLVNA; encoded by the exons ATGAAGATGTGGAGATATTGGGAGATCGTTTTGTTGCTCTACTTCGCTGGCCAG GTGTCGTCTCTTAATGACACTATTCATGCCGAGAACACGTGTATCTGGTACGACCAGTGTAAACAGGTCAATGGTAACTGGTTGAACTGTTACAATAATACGCCCAGTGTACTATTAGATGACAATAGCATAGAATATAACACTCTGAAGGACGTCTGCCCCTGGTATATCAGCAGTAAACCAAACTCTACTCGGGTGTGCTGTAATTTAGGTCAGATGAACGCACTAAAGTCTAGTAGTTTAAAACTAGCACAGCAATTGTTGGGACGTTGTCCATCATGTTACAGAAATTTCATGGATATATTTTGTGCCACTACTTGTAACCCCAGCAACTCGCTGTTCATGAATGTAAGAAATGAGTCTCTAGACTTCAACACTAGCATTGGCAGGCCACCTGCAATTAAGACAGTGGATGTTTACTTTACAAACGACTATACAGATAAGTTCTTCAATTCATGTAAAGACGTTCAATTTGCACAGGAGAGCTCCAAGGTGATATCACTAATGTGTGGCTCTAATGATCCTTGTACTGGTCCTAAATGGTTGGAGTTTATGGGTACACCAATGCCTGGATCACCAGCACCTTTCCAATTGAACTTCACTTTCACTGACTACTCCAGTGGTGGTATTATTCCAAAGAATATGACAGCTCGTGATTCCAAACTGATAGGTTGTGACGAGCGCTATCAGGGGTTAACATGTAGTTGTAGTGATTGTCCTGCTGTGTGCCCTGCTACCCCCACCATCCCTCCTGATAAAGGGTCAACAAAGGTAACCTTTATACCCCTTGGGATATTTGTTGGTGTTATTGGCTTTGTCATTTATAACATCATCTTTATGATTTGTGTAATGACCTATCTGGTGTTGCAGTTGTGTAGAGATACTGACAAAAAAGGTTACGAACTTATTGGTATTGCTGATACATCTTTCTGTTTGACTGACATTGGTCGTCGTTGTGAGCACTTTATCAGCAAGCTATTCTCAGTTTGGGGTTATATAGCAGCGACATTCTGGTTTTTAGTAGTGCCTGTAGCTCTGTTATTACTAGCTGCTTGTTGTGTGGGGTTGATGTTCTTTGAAGTAACCACTGATCCTGTTGAGTTGTGGTCTTCACCAAGTAGTCGTGCTAGAAAAGAGAAGGAATATTTTGATCAGCACTTCGGTCCTTTCTATCGTACAGCACAGATAATCATTACTGCTCCACACAGTTCTGATTTTAGCTTTCCTGACAGCCAGAACTATAAAATGATTTATCACTTTAGTGGAGTGTTTCAACAAGATGTCTTGAATGAG atTTGGCACATGCAAGATGACATTATTCATTTAGAAGTACCAttcaataaaacaaatgggacaGTTAACTACGTCTCTTTGAAAGATATATGCTTTCAACCTCTCTCTCCTGATAACCTGAACTGTACAGTATACAGTGTGTTGAACTACTTTCAGAATGACTATGACAAGCTCAACAAGCATGTTACACCAGTCTTTACAGATAGTGCTAACTCATCCACTCACATCCACTATTGCGCTAG GGACCCATCATCTCTGAATGCTACTGGCCTGAATATCCCTTGTATGGCTGAGTATGGTGGACCTGTGGACCCCAGTGTAGCTCTAGGAGGATATG ATATGGTTAATGGAAGTGCTCAGTATGATATGGCTAGGGCTATCATCATCACATTTGTCATCAATAATCACAATGAAAAGGAGAAGAATAAACCTGCTGAAAAGTGGGAAGAGGC TTTTATTAACTACATGAAGTCTTACAAGGAGAAGGTACATAACAGTGCACTTAAGTTCTCCTTTTCCTCTGAG AGCTCTATTCCTTCTGAGCTTGAACGCGAGAGCCTGGCTGATGTCCGCACCATCATCATCAGCTACATATTGATGTTCTTGTACATTGCACTGTTCCTGGGTAGCTTCGCAAGACGTGTCATCCGAACATTGTATAATCTGTTCAGTAGTGACCATCAAAGG TTTGATTTTGGGATGTTGACTAACTCCAGGATAGGACTGGGATTACTAGGTGTCATATTAGTGGCATTGTCAGTAGTTGCTGCCATTGGATTACTCAGTTACTTAAGAATTAAGGCCACCCTGATCATCATTGAGGTGGTGCCATTTCTGGTGTTGGCTGTTGGTACTGACAACTTGTTCATCCTCACTCATGCTTTTGAG AGGAAACAGAGGAGTAAACCAGGTGCACCTGTGAACCTGCTGATTGGTGATGCTCTGGGTGAAGTAGCTCCCAGTATTCTGTTAACTTCTCTGACTGAAACTGCAGCCTTTTTATTAG GTGGTATATCAACTATGCCTGCTGTAAGAACGTTCTCATTCTTTGCTGGAACAGCTGTCTTCATTAACTTCCTACTTCAG ATATCAGTGTTTACTGCTGTGCTTGGTTTGGACTCTAAGAGAATAGCCAGTAACCGTCCTGACTTGATTTGTTGTGTACGCCTACCCAAGAACGAGGATGATGATGAAGAGAACCATGAGAGTAGTTTATTTCTCTTCATGAGCAATTGTTATGCTCCATTCATATTACACAAGTACATTAGAATGTTAGTG ATGTACATTTTCAGTGCACTATTCTTTGGCATGCTAGTTGGAGTGTTCCATGAAGATATTGGATTATCACAGTCCATTGCACTACCAAAAGACTCATACCTACAAGACTACTTTGATGACTTGAGTACATACTTGCACACTGGTCCCCCAGTGTACTTTGTGATCAAGGAAGGCTACAATTACTCTATTGAAGCCAACCAGAACAAG ATATGCTCCACAGCTGGTTGTAACCAGGACTCTATGGGTGTACAGATATCTAGTGCATCACTGATATCAGAATA TTCAAAGATTTCTGAACATGCCAGTATTTGGTTGGACTCGTATTTTGCGTGGAGTGATCCTCGTAGTGGGTGTTGTAAGGTGTATAAGAATAGGACAGCAAGTGATGAGACTAGATGTGCTGCTGGTACAAACAAATCCA TTTGCGATGATTGTTTGGTAAAGGACGTAAACAATAATCGACCTAATTCATCAGAGTTCATGCGATATCTCCCATGGTTCTTGACTAGTAATCCTGATACAACTACATGTAATCAAGG GGGACATGCAGCATTCTCTAGTGCAGTAAACGTTAGTAAAAACAACAGCCATGTTATAG CATCATATCTGATGACCTACCATACTATTCTGAGGGACTCTAGTGATTTTATTAATGCTCTTGAACGAGCCAGAGAGTATTCCGATGATTTCAGTCACACACTTGGTCATGAGGTGTTTGCCTACAG tgtgttctATGTGTTCTATGAGCAATACCTGACCATCAAGATTGATGTGGCGATCAACCTTTGCATTTCTCTAG CTGCTGTATTTGTGATGTCATTCTTACTGATGGGGTTTAACATCATTTCGGCACTTATTGTGACGGCTACTGTGGCCCTTATTATTGTGGACATGCTGGGGATGATGGCATGGGTGGGGATTTCCCTTAATGCTATATCCCTAGTCAACCTTGTCATG GCTGTTGGTATATCAGTAGAGTTTTGTTCCCACATTGTTCGATGGTTTGCACATTCACCATATCATAGTAGACTGGAGAGGGCTAAAGATGCCATTACACACATGGGCACCTCG GTCCTCAGTGGAATAACATTCACAAAGTTCCTTGGTGTGTCTGTGTTGGTATTTGCTAAGTCACAAATCTTTGTG GAATTCTACTTTGCCATGTACATGTTGATGATCGCGTTTGGTGCACTTCATGGACTAGTGTTCCTACCAGTGTTACTATCCTATATTG GGCCAGGTGTTCCGCTCACTGACATAGACTCCCTTCATTCCTCCTCAAATCATTCTCTTAATGAGGATGCTGTCAATTATGAGCCAGTTAGGCCTCGCTCCCGATCCTCCTCTCGATCCTCAGCAGGCACATATCCTAGATTAGTAGGAAGTGTTGAGCTGGGTAGACCAACTGAAAATACTAAACTCGTTAATGCATGA
- the LOC136249992 gene encoding NPC intracellular cholesterol transporter 1-like isoform X2 gives MKMWRYWEIVLLLYFAGQVSSLNDTIHAENTCIWYDQCKQVNGNWLNCYNNTPSVLLDDNSIEYNTLKDVCPWYISSKPNSTRVCCNLGQMNALKSSSLKLAQQLLGRCPSCYRNFMDIFCATTCNPSNSLFMNVRNESLDFNTSIGRPPAIKTVDVYFTNDYTDKFFNSCKDVQFAQESSKVISLMCGSNDPCTGPKWLEFMGTPMPGSPAPFQLNFTFTDYSSGGIIPKNMTARDSKLIGCDERYQGLTCSCSDCPAVCPATPTIPPDKGSTKVTFIPLGIFVGVIGFVIYNIIFMICVMTYLVLQLCRDTDKKGYELIGIADTSFCLTDIGRRCEHFISKLFSVWGYIAATFWFLVVPVALLLLAACCVGLMFFEVTTDPVELWSSPSSRARKEKEYFDQHFGPFYRTAQIIITAPHSSDFSFPDSQNYKMIYHFSGVFQQDVLNEIWHMQDDIIHLEVPFNKTNGTVNYVSLKDICFQPLSPDNLNCTVYSVLNYFQNDYDKLNKHVTPVFTDSANSSTHIHYCARDPSSLNATGLNIPCMAEYGGPVDPSVALGGYGVVNGSAQYDMARAIIITFVINNHNEKEKNKPAEKWEEAFINYMKSYKEKVHNSALKFSFSSESSIPSELERESLADVRTIIISYILMFLYIALFLGSFARRVIRTLYNLFSSDHQRFDFGMLTNSRIGLGLLGVILVALSVVAAIGLLSYLRIKATLIIIEVVPFLVLAVGTDNLFILTHAFERKQRSKPGAPVNLLIGDALGEVAPSILLTSLTETAAFLLGGISTMPAVRTFSFFAGTAVFINFLLQISVFTAVLGLDSKRIASNRPDLICCVRLPKNEDDDEENHESSLFLFMSNCYAPFILHKYIRMLVMYIFSALFFGMLVGVFHEDIGLSQSIALPKDSYLQDYFDDLSTYLHTGPPVYFVIKEGYNYSIEANQNKICSTAGCNQDSMGVQISSASLISEYSKISEHASIWLDSYFAWSDPRSGCCKVYKNRTASDETRCAAGTNKSICDDCLVKDVNNNRPNSSEFMRYLPWFLTSNPDTTTCNQGGHAAFSSAVNVSKNNSHVIASYLMTYHTILRDSSDFINALERAREYSDDFSHTLGHEVFAYSVFYVFYEQYLTIKIDVAINLCISLAAVFVMSFLLMGFNIISALIVTATVALIIVDMLGMMAWVGISLNAISLVNLVMAVGISVEFCSHIVRWFAHSPYHSRLERAKDAITHMGTSVLSGITFTKFLGVSVLVFAKSQIFVEFYFAMYMLMIAFGALHGLVFLPVLLSYIGPGVPLTDIDSLHSSSNHSLNEDAVNYEPVRPRSRSSSRSSAGTYPRLVGSVELGRPTENTKLVNA, from the exons ATGAAGATGTGGAGATATTGGGAGATCGTTTTGTTGCTCTACTTCGCTGGCCAG GTGTCGTCTCTTAATGACACTATTCATGCCGAGAACACGTGTATCTGGTACGACCAGTGTAAACAGGTCAATGGTAACTGGTTGAACTGTTACAATAATACGCCCAGTGTACTATTAGATGACAATAGCATAGAATATAACACTCTGAAGGACGTCTGCCCCTGGTATATCAGCAGTAAACCAAACTCTACTCGGGTGTGCTGTAATTTAGGTCAGATGAACGCACTAAAGTCTAGTAGTTTAAAACTAGCACAGCAATTGTTGGGACGTTGTCCATCATGTTACAGAAATTTCATGGATATATTTTGTGCCACTACTTGTAACCCCAGCAACTCGCTGTTCATGAATGTAAGAAATGAGTCTCTAGACTTCAACACTAGCATTGGCAGGCCACCTGCAATTAAGACAGTGGATGTTTACTTTACAAACGACTATACAGATAAGTTCTTCAATTCATGTAAAGACGTTCAATTTGCACAGGAGAGCTCCAAGGTGATATCACTAATGTGTGGCTCTAATGATCCTTGTACTGGTCCTAAATGGTTGGAGTTTATGGGTACACCAATGCCTGGATCACCAGCACCTTTCCAATTGAACTTCACTTTCACTGACTACTCCAGTGGTGGTATTATTCCAAAGAATATGACAGCTCGTGATTCCAAACTGATAGGTTGTGACGAGCGCTATCAGGGGTTAACATGTAGTTGTAGTGATTGTCCTGCTGTGTGCCCTGCTACCCCCACCATCCCTCCTGATAAAGGGTCAACAAAGGTAACCTTTATACCCCTTGGGATATTTGTTGGTGTTATTGGCTTTGTCATTTATAACATCATCTTTATGATTTGTGTAATGACCTATCTGGTGTTGCAGTTGTGTAGAGATACTGACAAAAAAGGTTACGAACTTATTGGTATTGCTGATACATCTTTCTGTTTGACTGACATTGGTCGTCGTTGTGAGCACTTTATCAGCAAGCTATTCTCAGTTTGGGGTTATATAGCAGCGACATTCTGGTTTTTAGTAGTGCCTGTAGCTCTGTTATTACTAGCTGCTTGTTGTGTGGGGTTGATGTTCTTTGAAGTAACCACTGATCCTGTTGAGTTGTGGTCTTCACCAAGTAGTCGTGCTAGAAAAGAGAAGGAATATTTTGATCAGCACTTCGGTCCTTTCTATCGTACAGCACAGATAATCATTACTGCTCCACACAGTTCTGATTTTAGCTTTCCTGACAGCCAGAACTATAAAATGATTTATCACTTTAGTGGAGTGTTTCAACAAGATGTCTTGAATGAG atTTGGCACATGCAAGATGACATTATTCATTTAGAAGTACCAttcaataaaacaaatgggacaGTTAACTACGTCTCTTTGAAAGATATATGCTTTCAACCTCTCTCTCCTGATAACCTGAACTGTACAGTATACAGTGTGTTGAACTACTTTCAGAATGACTATGACAAGCTCAACAAGCATGTTACACCAGTCTTTACAGATAGTGCTAACTCATCCACTCACATCCACTATTGCGCTAG GGACCCATCATCTCTGAATGCTACTGGCCTGAATATCCCTTGTATGGCTGAGTATGGTGGACCTGTGGACCCCAGTGTAGCTCTAGGAGGATATGGTG TGGTTAATGGAAGTGCTCAGTATGATATGGCTAGGGCTATCATCATCACATTTGTCATCAATAATCACAATGAAAAGGAGAAGAATAAACCTGCTGAAAAGTGGGAAGAGGC TTTTATTAACTACATGAAGTCTTACAAGGAGAAGGTACATAACAGTGCACTTAAGTTCTCCTTTTCCTCTGAG AGCTCTATTCCTTCTGAGCTTGAACGCGAGAGCCTGGCTGATGTCCGCACCATCATCATCAGCTACATATTGATGTTCTTGTACATTGCACTGTTCCTGGGTAGCTTCGCAAGACGTGTCATCCGAACATTGTATAATCTGTTCAGTAGTGACCATCAAAGG TTTGATTTTGGGATGTTGACTAACTCCAGGATAGGACTGGGATTACTAGGTGTCATATTAGTGGCATTGTCAGTAGTTGCTGCCATTGGATTACTCAGTTACTTAAGAATTAAGGCCACCCTGATCATCATTGAGGTGGTGCCATTTCTGGTGTTGGCTGTTGGTACTGACAACTTGTTCATCCTCACTCATGCTTTTGAG AGGAAACAGAGGAGTAAACCAGGTGCACCTGTGAACCTGCTGATTGGTGATGCTCTGGGTGAAGTAGCTCCCAGTATTCTGTTAACTTCTCTGACTGAAACTGCAGCCTTTTTATTAG GTGGTATATCAACTATGCCTGCTGTAAGAACGTTCTCATTCTTTGCTGGAACAGCTGTCTTCATTAACTTCCTACTTCAG ATATCAGTGTTTACTGCTGTGCTTGGTTTGGACTCTAAGAGAATAGCCAGTAACCGTCCTGACTTGATTTGTTGTGTACGCCTACCCAAGAACGAGGATGATGATGAAGAGAACCATGAGAGTAGTTTATTTCTCTTCATGAGCAATTGTTATGCTCCATTCATATTACACAAGTACATTAGAATGTTAGTG ATGTACATTTTCAGTGCACTATTCTTTGGCATGCTAGTTGGAGTGTTCCATGAAGATATTGGATTATCACAGTCCATTGCACTACCAAAAGACTCATACCTACAAGACTACTTTGATGACTTGAGTACATACTTGCACACTGGTCCCCCAGTGTACTTTGTGATCAAGGAAGGCTACAATTACTCTATTGAAGCCAACCAGAACAAG ATATGCTCCACAGCTGGTTGTAACCAGGACTCTATGGGTGTACAGATATCTAGTGCATCACTGATATCAGAATA TTCAAAGATTTCTGAACATGCCAGTATTTGGTTGGACTCGTATTTTGCGTGGAGTGATCCTCGTAGTGGGTGTTGTAAGGTGTATAAGAATAGGACAGCAAGTGATGAGACTAGATGTGCTGCTGGTACAAACAAATCCA TTTGCGATGATTGTTTGGTAAAGGACGTAAACAATAATCGACCTAATTCATCAGAGTTCATGCGATATCTCCCATGGTTCTTGACTAGTAATCCTGATACAACTACATGTAATCAAGG GGGACATGCAGCATTCTCTAGTGCAGTAAACGTTAGTAAAAACAACAGCCATGTTATAG CATCATATCTGATGACCTACCATACTATTCTGAGGGACTCTAGTGATTTTATTAATGCTCTTGAACGAGCCAGAGAGTATTCCGATGATTTCAGTCACACACTTGGTCATGAGGTGTTTGCCTACAG tgtgttctATGTGTTCTATGAGCAATACCTGACCATCAAGATTGATGTGGCGATCAACCTTTGCATTTCTCTAG CTGCTGTATTTGTGATGTCATTCTTACTGATGGGGTTTAACATCATTTCGGCACTTATTGTGACGGCTACTGTGGCCCTTATTATTGTGGACATGCTGGGGATGATGGCATGGGTGGGGATTTCCCTTAATGCTATATCCCTAGTCAACCTTGTCATG GCTGTTGGTATATCAGTAGAGTTTTGTTCCCACATTGTTCGATGGTTTGCACATTCACCATATCATAGTAGACTGGAGAGGGCTAAAGATGCCATTACACACATGGGCACCTCG GTCCTCAGTGGAATAACATTCACAAAGTTCCTTGGTGTGTCTGTGTTGGTATTTGCTAAGTCACAAATCTTTGTG GAATTCTACTTTGCCATGTACATGTTGATGATCGCGTTTGGTGCACTTCATGGACTAGTGTTCCTACCAGTGTTACTATCCTATATTG GGCCAGGTGTTCCGCTCACTGACATAGACTCCCTTCATTCCTCCTCAAATCATTCTCTTAATGAGGATGCTGTCAATTATGAGCCAGTTAGGCCTCGCTCCCGATCCTCCTCTCGATCCTCAGCAGGCACATATCCTAGATTAGTAGGAAGTGTTGAGCTGGGTAGACCAACTGAAAATACTAAACTCGTTAATGCATGA